Part of the Vicinamibacterales bacterium genome is shown below.
CGTGACCGGTGCGTGGGCGTAAGCGTGTGAAAAGCTAAGGCCGCGTGCGCCAAGGGCGTCGAGGGTTGGGGTCAGACCGGAGACGCCGACCCGGTCGGCTCGTAGGGTATCGACCGTGACAAGCAGGAGGTTTGCATCGCGAAGAGCGCCGCTAATCGTGGTGGTGGATTTAGTTGGTGTCAGCTGCCACCACGCGGCGATTGCCATCACCACTGCGAGTCCGGCCACCACGCCCCGCCACCTCGTTCGGGTCACGTGGTCACTGTATCAAACCACCTCGTAATCCCGTCCGCTGACAGTTCATCGGTCGTTCTTCAACTCCACGACGATAACCTCGATCGGTTGACCAGAGTTGTTGATGTCGGCATGTAACGTGCCGGGCTCATCGTGCGTGAGCCAGTAAGCGTTTCCCGCTTGCCACTGGACCGTTTCCCGTTTGCCAGAACTCTGCACGATATCGAGATTCCCGTCGGTCAGAGCGATGAGCGCGCGGGAATGCTCGTGACGATGCATGGCGAGCGGTTGATTCGGCAGGATGATACTTTTCCACACCTTGACGTGGTCGTTCTCGAACTGAGGGATGCGTCGAGTTACGGATGCCGATTGTTGAGCAACAATCGCGACGGCAGGAATGAGCACTAGGACGGCTAGCTAAAGCAGTGGACGATTTCGCATAATGCAAACTCCAAGTCAGTGTGGAAAGAACGTGAAACGCCAGTCTATCTCACTGCCGTTGATAGGATGTCGGTTGACGCCTGGCTGTCGGCCACGGCAGAGTGTTAACCGTGGTTTTGGGTGGTAAGAAGCGCCTCCGCACTTCAGGAACCAAGCAGCCTAGCAGTGTTGTTACCTAAAATGTCGGCCCGGGCCTGGTCGGAGATCGACAGGCCGGCAATACCATCGAGCATTTTGCGCAGGCTGCCGATCTTGTGAGGATAGTCACTGCCGGCAATCACGTGGCTGACACCGGCAAAGTCGATAGCGAGTTGGACCGCCTTCGAATCAAAATTCACCGTATCGTAATAGAAGCGTTTCAGGTAGGTGCTGGGTGGTTGGTCGATATGCTGGCGGCAGTCCTCAAACGCATAGAAGCCACGGTCGAGCCGCTCGGCCAGATAGGGCACAGTGCCGCCGAGGTGTGCGAGGACCCAGGTGATGCGCGGAAATCGCTCAGTCACACCACTAAAGACGATTTTGGCTGCGGCCAAGGTCGTGTCGAAGACGAAGCCGAGCAGTGGCATCAGCCAGTACTCAGTCATCGCCTCAACGCCCACAGGGTGAATGGGATGGATGTAAAGCACAGCGCCCTGATCGTTCGCCCTCTCGTACATCGGCCAGTAGCATTCGTCACTCAGTGCCGTGCCGTTGACATTGCTGAAGAGCATGGCGCCTTTGAACCCGAGTTGGGTCATCGCCCGGTCGAGTTCGATGCCCGCCGCCAGCGGATCGTTCAGTGGGAGCGTGGCCAGCGCAGTGAACCGTGACCTCGACCGTACGATCTCGGCGAAGTCATTGTTGATCTCCGTTGCCAGCGCAACAGCCGTTTCAGGAGCTTCGACATGAGTACCGGGAGACGTGAATGTGAGCACCTGAGTGTCGATGCCATGCTCGGCTAGCACTTGATCACGCAAGTTAGCGTCGCGATGCTCGGGGACGACGATGTTGTAGTCGCCGGGGTAGTGCAGCACCGGATTCCCGTCATTGTCGGTCGTATGGGTTATGGTGCTCTTGCCGTTACGGACGGCGGTGAGGTAGCTCGGCGGATAGAAATGGTTGTGAAAATCGATGATGGCCACGAAAAGGGTCTACGCTCCTTTCGGTCGCGCCAGCCAAAAGTAGTACACCGGCACGCCGAGTAGCACGATCGCTAAACCTGAAAGTGCCTCGGCCGGTTCAGTAATCAGACGATTCAGCACAATGACCGCGGATGCTAAGGCAAAAATGGCAGCAATGACAGCATAGCCGCCAACGCGATAGGCGGGCCGATAGTCGGGACGTCGGCGCAGGATGAACAAGCCGAGTCCCATCAGTCCGAAGAAGATCCACTCAACATAGATGACGCGGGAGAAGAGTTGACTGTAGGTGCCAGTGAATACAAGGACCGCAGCCCAGACACCCTGCAGCACGATCGCCAGATGTGGAGTCCGGAACGTTGGGTGCGTGTGGCTGGCCCAGCGGAAGAGTAGGCCATCCTGTGCCATTGAGTAATAGACACGTGGGCCGGCCAAGATGATGCCATTCAAGGCACCAAAGGTAGAGAAGATGACCAACCCCGACATCAAAACTCCGCCGACGTTCCCAATCAACGCCTCAGCCGCATCGGCGGCCACCCGTGTCGAGGAGATGACGACGTCGAGTGGAAGGACATACATGTAGACTGCGTTCAGCGCAACGTAGCAAACCGTGACGATGACGGTGCCAACAAGCAGTGCACGCGGGATGGTGCGTGTTGGGTCGATGGTTTCACCCGCGGCATAGGTCACCATGTGCCACCCGCCGAATGCGAACAGCCCAGCGATCAGCGCCTGGATAATCGCGGTCCATGACACCTCGCCGGCGACACCGTCGACGGCCTGCGGCGCGGCAGTTGCTGCGCCACCTGAATCGCCTGGCGCAAGCGCCAGTCCTACCGTAATCATCAAGACGATAGCGGCTACCTTGCCAATGGTGAAGGTAGTTTGCAACTGGCTCCCGTGCTTGATACCGCGATAGTTGATCGCCGAGAGCACGAGGATCGCTCCGGCGGCTACGAGTTGGATACCAATGTCGCTGAGGGGCACGAAGAACGCAACATAGCGGGCGAAGACGACGGCAATAGCAGCGAGGATTCCGGAATGCATGCTCCAGAACATCGCCCAACCCCACAAAAAACCCACCACTGGCGAATACGTTTCGTTCAGGAAAACGTAGACACCGCCCGTACGTGAAAAAGCTGAGGCTAGCTCGGCACAGACCAATGCACCAAGAAACGTCAGAACGCCGGCTGCGAACCAGATAGCCGCGACGCCACCGAGCGACGGGACCAGTGCCGTGATCTCCGACGGTTGCACGAAGATCGATGCACCGATGATCGTGCCCACGACTAGTGCCGTCGTAGGCACAAGCGTCAGCGAGCGCTTAAGCTCACCACCTGGAGACGTGCCAGTCATTGGACCACTCGGGAATACTGAAACAGGCCGGCGGTTACTGGGACGGGAGACGAAACGACCCGACACACCGTGGTGTCCGATGCGCCGGGTCTGGTAAACCGGTTAGGCGGCCGCTGTTGCGTTGACGCGGAGCACCTTCGCGAACGATTCGGTTGCCTGCTCCATTTGCTCCATTGTGCCGATGGAAATGCGCGCCCACTCCTCCTCATACGGTGGGAAGTTCCGACCAACCATTACACCATTCTCAAGGTTGCCGTCACGGAACTCCTGCGCGTTCATCCCGGTCTTGACAAAGATGAAGTTGGTCTGCGAATCGGTAGCCTCAAAGCCCGCGTTCTTGAACCAGTCAATCGTGTACTGACGCGCTTCAGTATTGCGGGCTGACTCCTCATTGAGCCGCCGTACGTCGAGGATCGAGATGCTACCGGCGATGACCCCAGGCGTGTTGATTGTGTTGCCACTATGGAACTCCCTGAGCTCGCCAATCATGTCCTCGTGGGCGATGCCATAGCCCGTCCGGAGGCCCGCCATACCGTGCGCCTTTGAGAAAGTACGCGCAGCCAGAATGCGATTATTCTTCACAGCAGCCGGAATCTGCGTCTCGTGACGCGGGTCGGTCACGTAGTCGTGATACGCCTCGTCCACGAGGATGCGGGTGTCGGGTGATGCCGTCAGGATCTTGTCGATGCACCCGTTAATTTCATCGGCTGGATACACCGTCGCAGTCGGGTTATTTGGGTTGTTCAGGAAGACCATCCCGGCACCCTTGGCGGCTTCTGCCATCTCATCTAGGTCGAGCATAAGCCGGTCGTTGAGACCAATTTCGACGACGGCATGACCGAGAAGTTGGGCATACTGTGTGCACTCTTCGTAAGTTGGTGTCGCCGTCACGAGCGGCTTGCTCGAACTCGTGTAGCGCATGACAGCTGTCCGGAGCACCTGGGTCGAGCCGGTGCCGACAATCACGTTTCCAGGCTGAACCTCGAACCGCTGAGCAATTGCTCCCACAAGGTTACGCATTAACTGGAACGGATAGCGCCCAACGGGTGCACCGTCCGGTGCAATGTGCTCGCGGATCGCGTTGAGCACCCTATCGCCAGGACCCAGTGGGTTCTCGTTGTTGTGCAGCAGTAATGGACCTTCCTGTGCCAGTAAGGTTGGCGTCCAAAACGAAGGCAAGTCATACGCTCTTGGGATGTAGGCGCCAGAGAGCGCTGCTGCGCCTCCGACCCCGAGAGTCTTTACAAATGTGCGTCGCGAAAACGACATGGAGTCCTCCTCGATGCTGGAAAGCGTTCCCGGTTTCTGTCCGGGCTGAGAGTGTCTAGTCATCTGTTGTCTCATTAGCGGCACCGTGTTCTATGCCAGTACCTGCTTGAAGACTTCAGCGGCTCGGCGCATTTCGCCGATTGTGCCAATCGAAACACGGGCATGCGTTTTTTCCATCGGTGGAAAATCCCGACCGACGGCCACATTGTGCTCGGCGCACGCGTTACGGAACTCAGCCGCTGGACGACCGATGTTAACGAACAGGAAGTTCGTCTGTGCATCAGCAGCCTCGCAACCGAGGTCGTTGAACACTCCGATCGTGAAGTCGCGCGCCTCCTTGTTGCGTGCGCGCTCTTGCTCGAGATGCTGCGGGTCGTTGAGCGAGGCAACAGCCGCCGCGTTGGCTAGATTGTTGGAATTAAACACGTGCGTCCACTGCGCTAGGGTCGCGATCGTCTCCAGGTGACCGATAGCGTAGCCAAGCCGGAGGCCCGCCATGCCGTAGGCCTTTGAGAACGTCCGCGCCACGAACACATTTGGCGTTCGAAGCGCCAATGGAATCGCTGTCTGGTGTGCCGGGTCGGTTGCATAGTCGTGATACGCCTCGTCGATCAGGATGCGCGTATCCGGTGACGACCGGCGGACCTCAGCCACGAGGGCTTCGACATCGGAAGCTGGCATGACGGTCGAGCTCGGGTTGTTCGGATTGCACAGAAAGACTAAGCCGGCACCACTCGCTGCGCGAGCAATAGCTTCTGAGTCAAGCCGTAAATTCGCGTCAAGTGGCACCGTGCGTACAGGATGCCCCTGCCGCCTGGCTACGCCGACAGCCTGCAGGTAAGACGGGTCAGCGGTGACGAGTGCCTTATCCGGACTGGTGTATGCCAGGGCCGCGTTCTCGAGAATCTCCCCCGAGCCAGTGCCGAGCGTGACGTTTTCTGGGCGAGCGCCATATTTGCTGGCGATCGTCTGCATCAGGTCACGATGACTCGGTCGGAAGTTGGTCGGGTAGCGACCGGCCTGCTGGTCCAGACCATCGAGAAGCGCTTGGTAGGCCGCCGGCCCAGGCCCTAAAGGATTTTCATTACTGGAAATAACGATGGCACCATCCGCCAACCTCGTGACAGGCCACTGCGCCTCATCCTCGTAGTTCAGGCCGTTCCGCCACAATTCAAGTGCTTCGCGCCCACGGGACGCTATGAGATTTGGAGAAACCGAGTCGGCGCGATCGACCCCTAAATTGCGAAAGAACGCGCGACGCGAGAGCGACATAGAAGCCTCCTAAAGAACCAGATTACGTCAATAACTGTTTACGAACTTCCTGCCTCTTCGGTGCCGCCGTGGCACTCGGGCGGGCTACCCAACTCACCAACCAAGATCAGCAACTGCAACAACAACGGAACTTGGGATTGTAGAACGACCTTGTCTTGGAAAGCTAGCGGAATAACAAAAGCGACGTTCGTCTAGAATTGTTCAGCCTTGGCGGTTCCATGTTCCTCAGGCATGTATCCCGACGGTAGATCGCCTGTAAAGCGTTCTAAGAAATAGTATTAGGACGATCGAGTCTAGGGAGGGATCGGTGTCCAAATCGAAGCCGAATGGATTAACAGGCCCCCAACGACGATGCGGTTTCGAGAAAGTCTGGGATGTGGAGCCACGGACCAAGAAATCGAATTCTTGGTAGGAGTCGTTACCGGATTTGTTACTCTGGACGAAGATGCCTAACCGCGTACGCGTGTTTGCTCCGTCCAGCGCGTCAAATCTCGGTCCAGGATTTGATGTGCTCGGACTCGCGCTATTAAAGCCCGGTGACATTGTTGAAGCGGAACTGAGCGAGACACCAGGCGTTGAGATTGCCGAGATCACGGGTGATGGGGGCGCCCTTCCCCGCGACCCCCAAAAAAATGTGGCCAGTGTTGCCGCCGCTGACGTTCTACGGCGGCTTGATGGTCTCGAAGCTGAGGAGCCGCACCGACGCGGTGTTCGGTTGTGGCTTCACAAGCAGATGCCACTGGCTAGCGGCCTGGGCAGTTCTGGCGCGAGTGCTGTTGGTGGTGCCGTCGCGGTCAATGAACTCTTCGACGCGCCACTGTCACGTTACGACTTGGTTGCGAGTGCGCTTGTAGGCGAACGCGCGGCATCTGAAACACCGCATGCCGACAATGTCGCGCCCAGTTTGCTTGGCGGAATCGTGCTTGTGCGCAGCTATGACCCACTGGAGTTGATTAACCTACCTGTTCCAAAGGAGCTGCGGGTCGTAGTCGTTCATCCCCACTGTTCGGTGCCGACTGCAG
Proteins encoded:
- a CDS encoding amidohydrolase family protein produces the protein MAIIDFHNHFYPPSYLTAVRNGKSTITHTTDNDGNPVLHYPGDYNIVVPEHRDANLRDQVLAEHGIDTQVLTFTSPGTHVEAPETAVALATEINNDFAEIVRSRSRFTALATLPLNDPLAAGIELDRAMTQLGFKGAMLFSNVNGTALSDECYWPMYERANDQGAVLYIHPIHPVGVEAMTEYWLMPLLGFVFDTTLAAAKIVFSGVTERFPRITWVLAHLGGTVPYLAERLDRGFYAFEDCRQHIDQPPSTYLKRFYYDTVNFDSKAVQLAIDFAGVSHVIAGSDYPHKIGSLRKMLDGIAGLSISDQARADILGNNTARLLGS
- a CDS encoding amino acid permease, which encodes MTGTSPGGELKRSLTLVPTTALVVGTIIGASIFVQPSEITALVPSLGGVAAIWFAAGVLTFLGALVCAELASAFSRTGGVYVFLNETYSPVVGFLWGWAMFWSMHSGILAAIAVVFARYVAFFVPLSDIGIQLVAAGAILVLSAINYRGIKHGSQLQTTFTIGKVAAIVLMITVGLALAPGDSGGAATAAPQAVDGVAGEVSWTAIIQALIAGLFAFGGWHMVTYAAGETIDPTRTIPRALLVGTVIVTVCYVALNAVYMYVLPLDVVISSTRVAADAAEALIGNVGGVLMSGLVIFSTFGALNGIILAGPRVYYSMAQDGLLFRWASHTHPTFRTPHLAIVLQGVWAAVLVFTGTYSQLFSRVIYVEWIFFGLMGLGLFILRRRPDYRPAYRVGGYAVIAAIFALASAVIVLNRLITEPAEALSGLAIVLLGVPVYYFWLARPKGA
- a CDS encoding aminotransferase class I/II-fold pyridoxal phosphate-dependent enzyme, whose translation is MSFSRRTFVKTLGVGGAAALSGAYIPRAYDLPSFWTPTLLAQEGPLLLHNNENPLGPGDRVLNAIREHIAPDGAPVGRYPFQLMRNLVGAIAQRFEVQPGNVIVGTGSTQVLRTAVMRYTSSSKPLVTATPTYEECTQYAQLLGHAVVEIGLNDRLMLDLDEMAEAAKGAGMVFLNNPNNPTATVYPADEINGCIDKILTASPDTRILVDEAYHDYVTDPRHETQIPAAVKNNRILAARTFSKAHGMAGLRTGYGIAHEDMIGELREFHSGNTINTPGVIAGSISILDVRRLNEESARNTEARQYTIDWFKNAGFEATDSQTNFIFVKTGMNAQEFRDGNLENGVMVGRNFPPYEEEWARISIGTMEQMEQATESFAKVLRVNATAAA
- a CDS encoding aminotransferase class I/II-fold pyridoxal phosphate-dependent enzyme, which encodes MSLSRRAFFRNLGVDRADSVSPNLIASRGREALELWRNGLNYEDEAQWPVTRLADGAIVISSNENPLGPGPAAYQALLDGLDQQAGRYPTNFRPSHRDLMQTIASKYGARPENVTLGTGSGEILENAALAYTSPDKALVTADPSYLQAVGVARRQGHPVRTVPLDANLRLDSEAIARAASGAGLVFLCNPNNPSSTVMPASDVEALVAEVRRSSPDTRILIDEAYHDYATDPAHQTAIPLALRTPNVFVARTFSKAYGMAGLRLGYAIGHLETIATLAQWTHVFNSNNLANAAAVASLNDPQHLEQERARNKEARDFTIGVFNDLGCEAADAQTNFLFVNIGRPAAEFRNACAEHNVAVGRDFPPMEKTHARVSIGTIGEMRRAAEVFKQVLA
- a CDS encoding homoserine kinase gives rise to the protein MPNRVRVFAPSSASNLGPGFDVLGLALLKPGDIVEAELSETPGVEIAEITGDGGALPRDPQKNVASVAAADVLRRLDGLEAEEPHRRGVRLWLHKQMPLASGLGSSGASAVGGAVAVNELFDAPLSRYDLVASALVGERAASETPHADNVAPSLLGGIVLVRSYDPLELINLPVPKELRVVVVHPHCSVPTAAARELTAERTYALDDVVANLGNIAALVDALHRGDLTQFGRSILDRLVEPVRAHLIPGLADVKNAALSKAALGCSVSGSGPSMVAFAESERDAQAIGDAMQDAFRNSAGLKSDVYLGPINREGARRLA